From one Thalassospira lucentensis genomic stretch:
- a CDS encoding TatD family hydrolase has protein sequence MNVALVDSHCHLDYPQFSEDLSGTIARAQKAGVGMMVSIGVKLSTFENVRAVASKADHIYCTIGVHPHEAGEEGLSSPDRLIEMASDPKIIGIGESGLDYYYDNAPRDAQRESFRAHIAACRETGLPLIVHTRDADDDTMDILDDEYEKGPFTGVIHCFSSSAALAQRALKIGFYISCSGIITFNSAREIQAAVADVPLDRLLVETDAPYLAPVPKRGKPNEPSYVAHTAAKLAQIKGVSPDEIARATTDNFFALFTKADRKHLLSPEAGV, from the coding sequence ATGAATGTCGCGCTCGTCGACAGCCACTGCCATCTGGACTATCCCCAGTTTTCCGAAGACCTTTCGGGCACGATCGCGCGTGCCCAAAAGGCTGGCGTTGGCATGATGGTCAGTATCGGCGTAAAGCTGTCGACATTTGAAAATGTTCGCGCGGTTGCCTCCAAAGCAGACCATATTTATTGCACGATCGGCGTTCATCCGCATGAAGCCGGCGAGGAGGGGCTCTCATCGCCTGATCGCCTGATCGAAATGGCATCTGACCCGAAAATCATCGGTATCGGTGAAAGCGGTCTGGATTATTACTACGACAACGCCCCGCGGGACGCGCAGCGTGAAAGCTTTCGTGCACATATTGCAGCCTGCCGCGAAACCGGTCTGCCACTGATCGTTCATACGCGTGATGCAGATGACGACACCATGGATATCCTCGATGACGAATATGAAAAAGGGCCGTTTACCGGCGTCATTCACTGTTTCTCGAGCTCGGCAGCACTGGCGCAACGAGCGCTTAAGATCGGTTTCTATATTTCCTGCTCGGGCATTATAACCTTCAATTCGGCCCGGGAAATTCAGGCAGCGGTCGCCGACGTGCCGCTTGATCGTTTACTGGTGGAAACCGATGCACCGTATCTCGCTCCGGTTCCCAAACGCGGCAAACCAAACGAACCAAGTTATGTTGCCCATACAGCCGCAAAACTGGCCCAAATCAAGGGTGTCAGCCCGGATGAAATAGCCCGTGCGACCACGGATAATTTCTTTGCTCTGTTTACCAAGGCGGACCGGAAGCATCTTCTGTCGCCTGAGGCAGGCGTATAG
- a CDS encoding MBL fold metallo-hydrolase gives MTKITILGCGSSNGVPSVGLGWGKCNPENPRNRRLRSSILIEQAGKKILVDVTPDFREQALRHDINHIDAVLFTHAHADHVHGIDELRWINVAMHGPLDIYAAAETISDIDHRFAYVFEPLADGIDFYYKPVLVPHVISGALEAAGVPITVFRQDHGYGETLGFKVGNFAYSTDVVDFPEESLEHLYGLDVWVVDCLRHKPHATHAHLEKVLEWVAEFKPKQTYFTHMSILFDYDEAMRDTPDHVEPAYDGLIINVD, from the coding sequence GTGACGAAAATCACCATTCTGGGCTGCGGATCATCAAACGGTGTCCCATCCGTTGGCTTGGGTTGGGGAAAGTGCAATCCGGAAAATCCGAGGAACCGGCGTCTGAGAAGCTCGATCCTGATTGAGCAGGCGGGCAAAAAGATACTTGTCGACGTTACGCCGGATTTTCGCGAACAGGCATTGCGCCATGATATCAACCATATCGATGCAGTGTTGTTCACCCATGCACATGCCGACCACGTGCATGGCATAGACGAACTTCGCTGGATCAATGTCGCTATGCATGGTCCACTGGATATCTATGCGGCAGCCGAAACCATTTCGGACATTGACCATCGCTTTGCCTATGTGTTTGAACCTTTGGCCGATGGCATTGACTTCTACTATAAGCCAGTCTTGGTCCCGCATGTCATATCCGGGGCATTGGAAGCCGCAGGGGTCCCAATAACCGTTTTTCGTCAGGATCACGGTTATGGCGAGACGCTGGGTTTCAAGGTTGGCAATTTTGCCTATTCAACGGATGTGGTCGATTTCCCGGAAGAATCACTAGAACATCTTTACGGGTTAGATGTCTGGGTCGTTGATTGCCTGCGTCATAAACCACATGCCACGCATGCTCATCTGGAGAAGGTGTTGGAATGGGTTGCGGAATTCAAACCCAAACAGACTTACTTCACCCACATGAGCATTCTGTTTGATTATGACGAGGCAATGCGCGATACGCCCGATCATGTCGAGCCTGCATATGATGGTCTCATTATAAATGTGGACTGA
- a CDS encoding MarR family winged helix-turn-helix transcriptional regulator, with protein sequence MDKLHEALISIRRILRASDIHAKKLGKVTGLKTSQLIVLQSLEEFGEMTVGEIAGKVNLAQASATALVDKLQAMNLVRRARGDTDKRKVFVQLTDHGRNVLDRAPMALHDRFSDKFKALEEWEQSFLIAALQRVSGMMDASDYDAAPLLDHEVIVEKVAEPPRT encoded by the coding sequence ATGGATAAGTTGCACGAAGCGCTCATTTCAATTCGTCGGATTCTGCGTGCCAGCGACATTCACGCCAAAAAGCTGGGCAAGGTCACAGGGCTCAAGACATCGCAACTGATTGTCCTGCAATCCCTGGAAGAATTCGGAGAGATGACCGTTGGGGAAATCGCCGGCAAGGTCAATCTTGCCCAAGCATCGGCTACGGCATTGGTTGACAAGCTTCAGGCCATGAATTTGGTGAGGCGCGCGCGAGGGGACACGGACAAGCGCAAGGTATTTGTTCAACTGACTGACCATGGTCGCAATGTCCTTGATCGCGCGCCTATGGCACTGCATGACCGGTTTTCTGATAAATTCAAGGCGCTGGAGGAATGGGAGCAAAGCTTTTTAATCGCAGCACTCCAGCGTGTTTCCGGGATGATGGATGCCAGCGATTATGATGCCGCACCTTTGCTGGATCACGAGGTCATTGTAGAGAAGGTGGCCGAGCCTCCAAGAACCTAA
- the ectA gene encoding diaminobutyrate acetyltransferase, with amino-acid sequence MKIATTSGNRGHKANLTIRKPKAVDGAAVNELIAECKPLDENSVYCNLLQCSHFADTCVIAELDGQPAGFVSGYIVPESPERLFIWQVAVSPKARGLKLAKSMILEILDRPICHNVTELQTTITSSNAPSQGVFRSVARELETEVKRKVLFERETHFDGAAASEILWQIGPFERADVARVAA; translated from the coding sequence ATGAAAATTGCCACCACAAGCGGCAATCGCGGCCACAAAGCCAATCTTACGATCCGGAAACCCAAGGCCGTAGACGGTGCCGCAGTCAATGAACTGATCGCGGAATGCAAGCCACTGGATGAAAATTCAGTTTATTGCAACCTCCTGCAGTGTTCGCACTTTGCCGACACCTGCGTGATCGCCGAACTTGACGGTCAACCTGCGGGCTTCGTTTCCGGCTACATTGTACCGGAAAGTCCTGAACGTCTGTTTATTTGGCAGGTTGCCGTATCGCCCAAGGCGCGCGGTTTAAAACTGGCGAAATCCATGATCCTCGAAATTCTGGACCGCCCGATCTGTCATAATGTGACCGAGCTGCAGACGACAATCACATCGTCCAATGCGCCGTCACAGGGTGTTTTCCGTTCTGTTGCACGTGAACTCGAAACCGAGGTCAAGCGCAAGGTCCTGTTCGAGCGTGAAACGCATTTCGATGGTGCTGCTGCCAGTGAAATATTGTGGCAGATCGGCCCGTTCGAGCGTGCCGATGTGGCGCGTGTCGCGGCCTGA
- the ectB gene encoding diaminobutyrate--2-oxoglutarate transaminase has product MTVFDRLESEVQSYARSFPVTFEKAEGAWLTDTDGKRYLDFLAGAGSLNYGHNHPVLQEKLIDYIKSNGITHGLDMHTKAKAAFLEAMESKVLKPRNMDYKIQFTGPTGTNAVEAALKLARRVKGRETVISFTNGFHGVTLGALAITGNEHHRGAAGVSLDNAVAVPFDGYMGDGADTTEYLDRVLGDNSSGITLPAAIIVETVQGEGGLNAADFGWLQKLEQVCRKHDILLIVDDIQAGCGRTGTFFSFEPAGIKPDMVTLSKSLSAYGLPLAVVLIKPEYDVWHPGEHNGTFRGNNHAFVTAAAALDHFWSDDKFAKDVRDKADFLGKRLEQIADRYGDGKIYRKGRGLMQGICFESGELASKVTKECFAHNLVIETSGPEDEVVKCLVPLIISKDDLAHGLDILEMATAKAMGKEISSAKAAAE; this is encoded by the coding sequence ATGACTGTATTTGATCGTCTTGAATCGGAAGTTCAGAGCTATGCGCGCTCCTTCCCCGTAACCTTTGAAAAGGCTGAAGGTGCTTGGCTGACCGATACTGACGGCAAGCGTTATCTCGATTTTCTGGCTGGTGCCGGTAGTCTGAATTATGGTCACAACCATCCTGTACTGCAGGAAAAACTGATCGACTATATCAAGTCGAACGGCATTACCCACGGATTGGATATGCACACCAAGGCCAAGGCAGCTTTCCTCGAAGCAATGGAAAGCAAAGTGCTGAAGCCGAGAAACATGGATTACAAAATCCAATTTACGGGGCCCACTGGTACGAATGCAGTTGAAGCTGCTCTTAAACTTGCCCGCCGCGTGAAAGGACGCGAAACCGTCATTTCGTTCACCAATGGTTTCCACGGCGTGACACTTGGTGCATTAGCCATTACCGGTAATGAACACCACCGTGGTGCCGCCGGCGTATCACTTGATAATGCGGTTGCCGTACCGTTCGACGGTTACATGGGCGACGGTGCCGACACGACCGAGTATCTGGACCGCGTACTTGGTGACAATTCGAGTGGCATCACCCTGCCCGCTGCCATCATCGTTGAAACTGTTCAGGGTGAAGGAGGTTTGAATGCGGCAGATTTCGGTTGGCTGCAGAAACTGGAACAGGTTTGTCGCAAACACGACATTCTGTTGATCGTTGATGACATCCAAGCTGGTTGCGGTCGCACCGGAACTTTCTTTAGCTTTGAGCCAGCTGGGATCAAGCCGGACATGGTAACGTTGTCGAAATCTCTCTCGGCTTATGGCTTGCCGCTGGCTGTCGTTCTGATCAAGCCTGAATACGATGTCTGGCATCCGGGTGAACATAACGGCACGTTCCGCGGCAATAACCATGCCTTCGTAACGGCGGCCGCGGCACTTGATCATTTTTGGTCGGACGATAAGTTCGCTAAAGATGTTCGCGACAAGGCTGATTTCCTTGGCAAGCGTCTTGAACAGATTGCCGACCGTTATGGTGATGGCAAAATCTATCGCAAAGGTCGTGGATTGATGCAGGGCATCTGCTTTGAAAGCGGTGAACTCGCATCCAAAGTTACTAAAGAATGTTTCGCGCACAATCTGGTCATTGAAACCAGTGGCCCGGAAGACGAGGTTGTCAAATGCCTTGTGCCGCTGATTATTTCGAAGGACGATCTGGCCCATGGTCTGGACATTCTTGAAATGGCGACAGCCAAAGCAATGGGCAAGGAAATTTCTTCGGCAAAAGCTGCTGCCGAATGA
- a CDS encoding ectoine synthase produces MIVRTLKECEASGRRVVAENWESTRLSLADDGMGFSFHITTIYAGTETEICYANHFETVYCISGNGEVETIADGKKYKIVPGTVYILDKHDRHYLRGGTEDMVVACAFNPPLNGRETHDENGVYPLDGDALAS; encoded by the coding sequence ATGATTGTTCGTACACTGAAAGAATGTGAAGCATCAGGGCGCCGGGTTGTTGCCGAAAACTGGGAGAGTACCCGCCTGTCACTTGCCGATGATGGGATGGGTTTCTCGTTCCATATCACCACGATTTATGCCGGCACAGAAACCGAGATTTGCTATGCGAATCATTTCGAGACGGTCTATTGCATTTCGGGCAATGGTGAAGTTGAAACCATAGCAGATGGCAAGAAATACAAGATTGTACCGGGCACTGTTTACATTCTTGATAAACACGACCGTCATTACTTGCGCGGCGGTACTGAGGATATGGTTGTAGCCTGCGCATTCAATCCGCCACTTAACGGGCGTGAGACGCATGATGAGAACGGCGTCTATCCACTTGATGGTGATGCACTTGCCAGCTAG
- a CDS encoding aspartate kinase translates to MLSAQKKTAAKTDAGHSVHKIGGTSMSQVSAVMDNILVGNRSDSELYNRVFVVSAYGGFTDMLLENKKTGEAGVYQLYAGSETDWAWGDALTKVSEKMCAINEEIFGDAPELKLANAFVQERIEGTRSCLMDLHRLCSFGHFKLEKHLLTVREMLSAIGESHSAHNTMLLLRAKGVNAVFADLSGWREPEASTLDGRIEKVFSDIDISKQLPIATGYAQCSEGLMSIYGRGYSEVTFSRIACLTQAREAIIHKEFHLSSADPRIVGEDAVRPIGRTSYDVADQLSNMGMEAIHPRAAKGLRQNDIPLRIANTFEPEHPGTVIDDHWDPDDSRVEIVTGVPTAFEIEVFNQDMVGVAGGEETILSVLKRFRVPTVTKNLNANTITHYVSAPLKQIRRCVDEIEAKQPEASVKTRKVAIVSVIGANIDQPGLFARAVSILDADGIELVASHYPSRRVDLQFVVAEGDFNKAIKALHRGLIEGKKSKSDDKSSDRAEELAAA, encoded by the coding sequence ATGCTTTCAGCCCAGAAAAAGACTGCCGCAAAAACGGACGCTGGGCATAGCGTTCATAAGATCGGCGGAACGTCGATGTCGCAGGTCAGTGCCGTGATGGACAATATCCTTGTCGGCAATCGCAGCGACAGCGAACTTTATAACCGCGTTTTTGTGGTTTCGGCTTATGGCGGTTTTACCGACATGCTGCTGGAAAACAAGAAAACCGGCGAAGCTGGCGTTTATCAACTTTATGCGGGCTCGGAAACCGATTGGGCATGGGGTGATGCCCTGACCAAGGTTTCTGAGAAGATGTGTGCTATTAACGAAGAAATCTTTGGTGATGCGCCTGAACTTAAATTGGCCAACGCCTTTGTTCAGGAACGTATCGAGGGCACACGCAGTTGCCTGATGGATTTGCACCGCCTTTGCAGTTTTGGGCATTTCAAGCTTGAAAAGCACTTGCTGACGGTACGTGAGATGCTGAGCGCGATCGGTGAATCACATAGCGCGCACAATACAATGCTGCTGCTCCGTGCCAAGGGGGTGAACGCGGTCTTTGCCGACCTTTCGGGCTGGCGCGAGCCGGAAGCATCGACGCTTGATGGTCGTATCGAAAAGGTATTTTCCGATATCGATATTTCCAAGCAGCTTCCGATTGCCACAGGATATGCCCAGTGCAGCGAAGGTCTGATGAGCATTTATGGCCGCGGCTATAGTGAAGTGACATTTTCTCGTATCGCCTGCCTGACGCAGGCGCGCGAAGCAATCATTCACAAGGAGTTCCACCTGTCGAGTGCGGATCCACGTATCGTTGGCGAGGATGCCGTGCGTCCGATTGGTCGCACCAGTTATGACGTCGCCGATCAGCTGTCGAATATGGGGATGGAAGCCATTCATCCGCGTGCAGCCAAGGGGCTGCGTCAGAATGACATTCCGCTGCGGATCGCCAATACGTTTGAACCGGAACATCCGGGAACTGTAATTGACGATCATTGGGATCCGGATGACAGCCGTGTGGAAATCGTGACCGGTGTGCCGACGGCATTCGAGATCGAGGTTTTCAATCAGGACATGGTTGGTGTTGCTGGTGGTGAAGAGACCATTCTAAGCGTTCTGAAGCGTTTCAGGGTTCCCACTGTCACCAAAAACCTTAATGCAAATACGATTACGCATTATGTGTCAGCCCCGCTCAAACAAATCCGTCGCTGTGTCGACGAGATTGAGGCGAAACAACCCGAAGCCAGTGTAAAGACACGTAAGGTGGCGATTGTTTCCGTAATTGGTGCGAACATTGATCAACCCGGCCTGTTTGCCCGTGCGGTTAGCATTCTGGATGCAGACGGCATCGAACTTGTGGCAAGCCATTATCCTAGCCGCAGGGTCGATCTGCAGTTCGTGGTTGCCGAAGGCGACTTCAACAAGGCAATCAAGGCACTGCATCGCGGCCTTATCGAAGGCAAGAAAAGCAAATCTGACGATAAAAGCTCCGACAGAGCCGAAGAGCTTGCTGCTGCCTGA
- the mazG gene encoding nucleoside triphosphate pyrophosphohydrolase: MTDHNSKAINALLDVMARLRDPDGGCPWDLEQNFATIAPYTIEEAYEVADAIAQNDMNELREELGDLLLQVVFHSQMASEEGHFTFEDVANSIVSKMIVRHPHVFGDGDAKTTDGVNQTWEKIKAAERAEKAETKGHERHSALDGVASALPALMRAEKLTKRAARVGFDWPSPDEVFDKLHEEIGELQAELTENPNHDRIEDELGDMLFVMANLARKLGVDPEVALRRANHKFTRRFHFIENELARDGRSASQSDLEEMDALWNEAKKAERNNG, encoded by the coding sequence ATGACCGATCATAATAGCAAGGCAATCAATGCATTACTGGATGTCATGGCAAGGTTGCGTGACCCGGATGGAGGTTGTCCCTGGGATCTGGAGCAAAACTTTGCGACCATTGCCCCCTACACTATTGAGGAAGCCTATGAAGTCGCTGATGCGATAGCCCAGAATGATATGAACGAATTACGCGAAGAACTCGGCGACCTGCTGCTGCAAGTCGTCTTTCATTCGCAAATGGCATCTGAAGAAGGCCATTTCACTTTCGAAGATGTTGCAAACAGCATTGTATCAAAGATGATTGTCCGTCATCCGCATGTGTTTGGTGATGGTGACGCCAAAACCACCGATGGCGTCAATCAGACCTGGGAAAAGATCAAGGCCGCAGAGCGCGCAGAAAAGGCCGAGACGAAAGGGCATGAACGCCATAGTGCTCTTGATGGTGTAGCAAGCGCCCTGCCCGCACTGATGCGAGCCGAGAAGCTTACAAAACGGGCCGCGCGCGTCGGATTTGACTGGCCCTCTCCAGACGAGGTTTTTGACAAGCTGCACGAAGAAATCGGCGAGCTGCAGGCGGAACTGACCGAAAACCCCAATCACGACCGGATTGAAGACGAACTTGGCGATATGCTGTTTGTCATGGCAAATCTGGCACGCAAGCTGGGCGTTGACCCGGAAGTCGCGTTGCGTCGCGCTAACCACAAATTCACACGCCGTTTTCATTTCATCGAAAACGAATTGGCCCGTGATGGGCGAAGTG